The stretch of DNA TACCGGTGTATGTTTCGATGCAGGTATCCGTTATGTAACTGGTGAGAAGGATCAGGTTAAATTTGGTATTACCTTGAAAAATGTTGGTCCCCAAATGAAATATTCGGGCGACGGATTTTCTCAGTTGACTACCTTGTCTTCAGGTTTACAAATGACCACCGAGCAACGCGCTGCACGTTTTGAAATTCCTTCACAGGTTAATATCGGTGCATCGTATGATTTCCTTTTCGGAGAAGATCAAAAGCTGATCCTGGCCGGTGCATTTACTTCCAACTCGTTCTCGAAAGACAATTGGAGAGTTGGTTTGGATTACAACTACAAAATGAAAAAAGCATCCTTTAGCGCCCGCGCCGGGTATGTTTATGAAAAAGGAATCTTCAGCAAAGATTTAGGGGTTCGTTCTACTGTATTTACCGGTCCAAGCGCTGGTATTTCGGTTGACTGGATCACGGGTGAAAAAGGAAATCATATCGGTTTCGACTATGGTTACCGCACCTCAAATCCATTTGGAGGAACACACAGTATCGGAATCCGTATTGAAGTGAACTAATAAAATTTTTATATTTGCTAAGTAGAATCCCCAATAACCTTGGGGATTCTCTTTTTTAATACCTGTTCAATACCACAGATTATGGCACAGATTACTTATTTGACGAAAGAA from Flavobacteriales bacterium encodes:
- a CDS encoding PorV/PorQ family protein, translating into MAGLSSVNTANAGNEDRVGSAGATELLLNPWARSSAWGSAGVSSVTGIEATFMNVAGLALTKKTEINFVYNNWLSGSGTSINHAGLAQRVGETSVIGLTFNSINFGDIPITTVNLPEGGIGTYSPKYFHIGFSYAKEFSNSISGGFTVKAISEAIANIKGTGVCFDAGIRYVTGEKDQVKFGITLKNVGPQMKYSGDGFSQLTTLSSGLQMTTEQRAARFEIPSQVNIGASYDFLFGEDQKLILAGAFTSNSFSKDNWRVGLDYNYKMKKASFSARAGYVYEKGIFSKDLGVRSTVFTGPSAGISVDWITGEKGNHIGFDYGYRTSNPFGGTHSIGIRIEVN